The Haloferax sp. Atlit-12N region GAGCAGCATCGCTCCCGCCATCGCGTAGTCTCGGGTCTTGCCGGCGAGTCCGTAGCCGTCGACGCGACTCCGGGTGTGTGCGCGCACCCCGCCGTCGGCTTCGAGGTCGTCTTCGACGTAGGACACGCACACGTCGGTCGGGAGTCGGACACGGGGGTCGGTGGCCGCGTCCACGTCGACTTCGATGTCTCCCTCGAGGTCGGAGACGGCCATTGCGTGGGTGTGCCCGTTCGCGGTGACTGCCACGTCACCCATCGAGCGGGTCCTCCGTCGACTCGATAGTTGCTTCGTCGGACGCGAAAAGCGACTCCCACTCTTCGACCTCCGAGCGTCGGTACTCGACGATTTCTCCGTGAACTCCAGTTGGAGTTCGGTCAGCTCCCTCAGTCATGGTTCGCCGGCGACCTCGTTCGGCGTCGCCGACGATTCAAGAAACGCTAGAAGACACGATAAGACGCTGAAAATCCGGACTTGTCGGGAATCGTTGGGGCCCGTCTTGCGTCGTCAAGACGGGTCATCTCACCAAGATTGTTATCTAGATTGGTACAGCAGGTTCGTCCATGGCAGTCACCGAAACAGACGCCGAGCGAATCGAAGTCCTGCAAGCGCTGTTGAACGCCGACAAACGGTCGGCGTATCGGTCAGGGAACGGTATTGTGATTTCGCCGCCGCAGATCGAAGCCGGCGTCGAGTACGCTGTGTTTGGTGGCGACGTGGACGTTCCTGATGTGTTGGAGGAGCAGTGTGTCGCGAAAATCTATCGAGTGGACGGTGCGGGTTCATCGCGGTAGCTGTATACTGTGAGTTCAGCACGGAGTCGACATTCATTCAGCGGACTCTGTTAACATCCGGAGTTGACAGAACATTCGTGCAACAGGGGCCGAATCAGCACACGCTATCTGAGCGAATTTTCGCCATCTCGTCGGTTGTAGTCCGGATATAGGCTCAAACGAAACTACCGTGTTGCCTCATCGATGGCCTTGACGAACTCTTCAGCGTGTTGCGACCCGAGGAGGACTGAACGCCCATCCTTTCGTTCGATCCAGATACCCTGACTGCCACTCACGTTGTATGCCATCTTCCCAGGTGCCCACCGGATCCCCCAGCCCCCAAACTCACGTAGTGGTTTGTACTCCTTGGACTCGTAGTGCTCAATCTCCATCCACGTGATTCGACGGAATGACCGGTGAAGAGGCCACATTTTGAAATAGACACCGTCAACTCTCACCTCTGTCTGGAGGCGAAGACTATAGACGAGTCCAGCAACCGGTACGATGACAATTAGTCCGGCCCAGGAGATGGGTCCAGAAACGACCATGAGAAGTGCAATCCCTCCAAGAAGTGCCCAGAGCCATAGCTGGCGAAACCGTTGCACTTCACGAAATACCGGGTCATCGTCCATGAGTAGGTCGTACAGAATAGTCGCTACTCGGTAATGTGGATTCGGGCCCCGAGGTGAAATCCACCGGAATGAACGCTCTATTCAGTATCGATGCGACAGCTCACCTCGCCTCGCGTCGGTCCGCGGAGTACGCATACAGATAGGTACACACGAGAATCGCCGCGCCAAGGCCAACCATATTCTGTAGGAGATCCGTGACCGTCACGACGAACATGAGCGAAAACACGCCGTAACACCCTAGGCCTGCAAAGAGACACATCGTGAATCGCTTTCGAACCCAGTACAGCTCGTGTTCGCGTTTCTGTGGGAGACCATCAACCACCGGCCAGTACGAGCCTGCGATGAAGCCGACCGCAATTGCACACACGAACAGCAACAACAGGGCTTGCGCATTCCCACCCAGTAGCTCACTCGGCGTCCAGTGGGTGACGGCACTCACGGCGAGGATCGACGCGCTCCCGACCGTTGGAGACGCGATGGCGGCGATACCAGCGCCCTGGCAGGCGGCCATAAATCGAGTCAGCGGGTCGGGACGAGTGGGACCGTACGATTCGACCGACATCGTGACCGAGTCCACTCGCGGCTCGTAGTTGGCTATTTCGGCAGGTAGTACTTCCCTCGGGACATGCCCGTGGATAACCCACTTCGCTACTGCAAAAACACCAGATACTGTTCTTCAGCAATACTGACTGCCTCGTGATAGTTTTCCTGAGGGCTTTCGGTGTCCATCGCAGTCGATTATCGACGCACAAGCGACTCCGCTACGACATCGTCAAGCGCTACGGTGAGGTCTCGTCTACCTCATCACGCAGCGTACGAGGCACATATCTCCGTACCAAAATCGAAGGCGACCCGCCGTCGGTATCTCGGTGCGCTCGAACGGGACCGACTCATCAAACAAGAGAGGGCGACGCGGGGGACTCGGTATCGACTCGTTGAGCCGTAGTCTTACGACGCTGCTGCGGCTGTGTCGTTGTTCTCCATGTCGAATGGAAGGTTAATGACTAACTCATCAAACCAGACGACTGGTCGCTTACTCTGGCCCTCTTGCTCGAAGAAGATGACACCCAATCGAGCGAGACGGTTGAGTTCTTCGTGGACGTTCTTCACGTCACGGTTGACTACGCGGGCCGTCTCGTTGATGCTGGATGGTTCTTCCCGACGGATAGCTTTGATGAGGTCAAGCGTTCGCGGGGTTAGCGTAGCCATCAGGTCATCATAGCTTGTGAATGTAATCGTCGGTGTGGAGTCTACAGAGTCGCCATCTGTGAGAGCGGTGAGACTCTCGGTAACGTCCTCTTCGAACTCTCGCTCCGATTTTACCGTAACGACGAGTGTCGATTCGGCTTCGAGTAGTTCGCGTTCCATCGGGTGCAGCGGTGGCACAGTATCTGACATTGGGACATCCCTCAGATGGCCTCACTTAAGTTCGAACTCCGATTTCGGTATCTCGCTCCAGAACCGCTCCCAGAGTTCGACGATTCCGGGGAACTCAATGATCTCTGGGTCAGGGTTCGGCGCGACGTGGAGTTCGTGGCCTTTTGTGTCTTCGTGTGAGTTATCGTACCGACGGATCGTTCCATCCTTGAGAGTGCGTTCAGAGTCTGGTTGTATCGCACCGTAGTGGAGCTTGTAGGCCCACCCAGATGGGTACGCATCATCTGAGGTTCGCATGCAGAACACTCGAACCACAGTTCCGTCGGGGTATTTCTCCCCTCTGCTCACACCATCAAGGTCGTCGTCGGCCAGCGAGGCCATCCTCAGCTATTGGTACGTGGACCAATGGCATAACTCTAGCCATTGGTCTGGGTGCCAAGGGCACATCTCCGTGCCGAGATCGAAGGCGACCCGCCGTCGGTATCTCGGTGCGCTCGAACGGTATCGACTCGTCGAGTCGTGAGTGACAAAACGGTTAATACTGTCAAGGCGATACGTCCTTACAACGCATGTCCGCTGACAAACGAATCCCGGTGACCGAAGAGACTCGGGAAGAACTTCACGAACTAAAAAAGCCGGGGCAGACATACGACGATCTCCTCAAGGAGCTTGCCCAAAGTCGTCGTCGTGAAGACCTCGAAAAGCGCTTCCAAGAGCTGGAGGACGCAGACAGTGCTGATCTAACCTCCCTCG contains the following coding sequences:
- a CDS encoding DUF6516 family protein, whose protein sequence is MASLADDDLDGVSRGEKYPDGTVVRVFCMRTSDDAYPSGWAYKLHYGAIQPDSERTLKDGTIRRYDNSHEDTKGHELHVAPNPDPEIIEFPGIVELWERFWSEIPKSEFELK